CCATCTGCATCGCCCTGGTGATCTGCGCCGTGTTGCCGATCGACCTGATCCGACGACGGATGTCTCGAGCGCTCGCCATCGATCATTTCCAGATCTGCTTGAACTGATCCGCAGCCGCTCTCAGCTCTGCCGATAGCGGGTCGCTGAGCGCTCCTTCTCGTCCGATCTTCGCGAGTAGATCGGCTTTCGACGACGTCAAGTACTCGGTCAGCCTGGTCTGATAGTCCTTGATGCGGTCGACGCGGATCTCGTCTACGTATCCGTTTTGCACGATCCACAGCAGGGCCACCTGCACCTCGACCGGAATCGGGTCGTGCTGCGGCTGGTTGAACAGCTCGATGATGCGTTTCCCGCGGTCGATCTTCGCCTGCGTCGCCGCGTCGAGCTCCGAGCCGAACTGCGCGAACGCCGCGAGCTCGCGGAACTGCGCCAGGTCGCCCTTGAGACGCCCGGCGACCTGCTTCATCACCTTCAGCTGGGCGGCCGAGCCGACGCGGGACACCGACAGGCCGACGGAAATCGCGGGACGGGTACCCTGGTAGAACAGGTCGGTTTCCAGATAGATCTGACCGTCCGTGATCGAGATGACGTTGGTCGGGATGTACGCCGAGACGTCGCCCGCCTGCGTCTCGATGATCGGCAGGGCGGTCAGCGACCCGTTGCCCCACTTCTCGCCGACTCGGGCGGCGCGCTCCAGCAATCGGCTGTGAAGGTAGAACACGTCGCCCGGATACGCCTCGCGACCGGACGGCCGCTTCAACACGAGCGAAACCTGTCGGTAGGCCACGGCGTGCTTCGACAGGTCGTCGTACACGATCAGCGCGTCCATGCCGTTGTCCATGAACCATTCGCCCATGGCGGCACCCGCGAATGGCGCGAGGTACTGGCTCGTGGCCGAGTCGGCCGCCGGTGCGGCGACGACGATCGTGTAGGGCATCGCCCCGGCCTCTTCGAGGGTCGAGATGATGCGCGCGATCGTCGATTGCTTCTGGCCGATCGCCACGTAGATGCAGTAGAGCGGACGATAGGTCTGGTCGCCGGCGGCTCCCGCGGCCGCGTTGAGGCGCGCCTGGCTGATGATCGTGTCGATGCAAATGGTCGTCTTGCCGGTCGAACGGTCGCCGATGATGAGCTCGCGCTGACCGCGGCCGATCGGGATCATCGCGTCGATCGCCATGATTCCTGTCTGCACCGGCTGGCTGATTGGCCGTCGCCGCATGATCCCCGGCGCGATCTTCTCGACCGGATACGCGACGTCGCTCGCGACCGGTCCCTTTCCGTCCAGGGGCTCCCCGAGCATATTCACGACCCGGCCGAGCAGCCCCTTGCCGACCGTCACCTGGAGCAGCTTGCCGGTCGTGCGGACCTCCCCGCCCTCCTCCAGCCGCGTGTAGTCGCCGAGAATGATGACGCCGACGTCGGTGTCTTCGAGGCTCAGCGCCAAGCCGGTGATGCCGTGGCCGAGATCGAGCATCTCGTTGAGCATGACGTCGCTCAAACCCTCGACGCGCGCGACGCCGTCGCCGATCTCGCGAATCACGCCCACGTTCCGTCTGGCGACGGTGGCCTTGGCACCCGCGATCCGTGCTTCGATTTCCTCTACCAGCGTGCTCATCGATTCACCGCTCCGCTAGAAGCGCGCCTCGAGGGCGTCCAGGCCGGCCCTGACGCTGCCGTCGTAGACATCGCTGCCCACCTTGACACGCATCCCCCCGATCAACGCCGGGTCGACGACGAACGTGGTCTCGACCGCCGGGCCGTACCTGCGCGCGAGCCGTTCCTCGACGGCGGCCCGCACATCGGCGTCGAGCGGGGCTGCGCTTTCGACCTGAGCCACCCGCCGAGCGCGATCGAGCTTCACCAGTCGCAGAAAGTGCGACAACACCGCCACGCCTCCGCTCCGCCTCGACTCGATCACGCGGTCGACGACCTGGCGGATGCGACTTTCGTCCAGCGATCCGTTCACCAGGCAGAGACGCCAGAGTCGTTTCGCGTCCCGTCGCACCTGTCGAGCGGTTTTCATGTCAATTGCCGGGCGGTTTCCTCGGCCAGCCGTCGTTGATCGTCCGCCGACAGGATCTTGCCGGTCACCGCGGCGGTCGTCTTGACGACGAGTCGGCCCACTTCGCGCCTGAGCTCGCCCATCATGCGAGTGTGTTCGCGAGCCGCAGCATCGTGCGCCTGGCGCACGATCTGCTCGGCGGCCGCGAGCGCCCGCTGCGTTCCCTGTTCCTTCACGCGTCGCGCGACGCCGCGGGCTTCCTCGATGAGCCGGGCCGCGTCGGCGTGGGCGGCGGCCATGACTTCCTGACGCTGCGTCTCGATGGCGGCCAGCGTCGCGTTGATCCTTTCCGTGTTGGCCAGACCCTGCGCGATCTGCTTCCGGCGCTCTTCGAGCATCTGCAGCACCGGCTTGTACGCGAGCCAGTAGAGCAGGGCGCAGACGATCGAGAAGCTGATCACCTGCGCCACCAGGTGAGGCCAGTCCACACCGAAGGTCGCGGCGATCTCTCCCACTCGACCGCCAGCGCTCGATTCCACCATCACGGAAAGAACATTCATGACCGCACACGCATCTCGTGCAGGTAGGGCGTCACCGGCACTCCGCGCCCGACGGTCCTACTTCACGAGGAACAACGTGTAGAACACGATGGCTTCCGCGAACGCGATGGCGAGGATCGACTGGACCATCACCTGCGTCGCGGATCCGGGATTCCGGCCCACCGCTTCCGCAGCTTTCGCGCCAATCAAACCCACGGCCAGGGCCGCTCCCAGGGCCGCGATACCGACGTGAAGATTGCCGATCATTTTCTTTCTCGCCCCTTTCTTGTGACTCGCGCATACCGCATTCGAAGCGGTCAGGGCTTGTTTCGATTCAATCGTGCCCCGTCGCCGGCCTTTCCTCGTGATGCTGACAGATCAGCAGCGTGAAGACGGCGGTCAACAACGTGAAGACGAGCGCCTGCACCAGACCGACCAGTAGTTCCAGAAAATAAAACGGGACCTGCACGAGCCAGGCGATGTACGGAACCCGGGCCATCGTTTCCAACATCGTCTCCCCGGCAAAGATGTTTCCGTAGAGACGAAAACTCAGCGAGATCGGTCGGAACAGAATCGAAACGATCTCCAGGCAGCCCGCGGCGAAGAACACGACGAGCATGAGGATCTTCAATGGGCCGGCGGTTTCACCCTTCGGCGCGAAGAGCTCCTTGAAGAATCCCTTCGGGCCGTTTTCCTGCACTGCCCACACGATCCAGCACGCGAAGAAGACGAGCGCCATGGCGAGCGTCATGTTCACGTCGGCATTGACGCCGCGGAACAACGGCTGTTCGATCCTGAAGCCGGCATCGGTCCGGTGCCCCCATCCGATCGAGCCGACGCCGGGAACCAGGCCGGCCCAGTTCGCGGCGAGAATGAAGATGAAGATGGTGCCGAAGAACCAGAACGTCCGTTCGACCAGGTGATGGCCAATGATTCCCTCGAGGAAGTGATAGAGCCCTTCGATGAGCCACTCGAGGAGGTTCTGCGGTCCGTCCGGGACCTGCTTCATGCTCCGCGTCGCCGTCTGGGCGAAGACGATGAGGCCGACGGCGACGATCCACGTCACGACCATGGAGTTGGTGATCGGAAAGCCGAACGGCGTGGCGATCTCGACCGCCTTCTGTGACAGGCCGTGTTCCATCTCACCCACCGTGCTGCGGTGTTGCCGGCCTGATCGTCGGCCTTCGCGCGGCGCGCGCGGACGGCGGGGATGGGGTCGCGCGATCTCCGCGACGGACGAGGAGAGCCGCTCGCACTAGCACCCACCTGCCTTCTCGACCGCGAGCGCGACCGCCTCCGTGTACGTGACGTCGACCACGTCACCGGCTGCCGCGTAGGCGATCGACCGCCGGTACTCGACGCGCACCACGTCGCCCCTCTCGACCTGCCGGAGGTTGTGCACCGCGGGACCGGCGACGACGGTGAACATCGCGCCGTCGGGACGCCTGAGGATGAGTTGCCGCGTCTTCTGCTCGACCTGCTGCACGGTCGCGGTCGCGACGACGGTCTGCTCGTCGAGCCTGCCGGACAGGGCCGGGCGCGGGGCCGTGGCGGCCAGCACCACCGGCGCGGGCTCGGGTGGCGAAATCGGCTTCTTCGCGGCGCACCCCGCGAGCGCGCCGGCCCACACGGCGAGACCGATGGCCAGGAGCTTCATCCGTACCGCCTCGTCTTCTGCATCCCGGATACCCCGGCACTGAGGGGAGTGTCTTGCCATCTGGCGCCAAAGCCCCGTCGTTCGACGGAAAGTCGAGATCGGCCGCGAGCCGCACGAGGATGGCGTCAGGCGGCGGAAGCGGTCGGGAGAGTGCGTGCGCCGCCCAGACTCGTGTGGTCGGGTCCAAGTCGGTTTGTCGCGGCTGACACGAACGTCCTGGCGGCGTTCCCGTCCTCGAAGCTTCCACGGAAGGTCGGAGTCTTCCGCAACCTGATGGTCAGCGACCCGTCGCGTTCGTACACGACCGTGGCTCCCTCTTCGTCGACCGCATCTCGAACCCGCACGACGCGCGAGCCGACGAGCTTCCCTGCCCGGTCGTGCGCCATGACGGTGATGCGGGACCCTGCGAGCTCGAGCGAGATCGAGTCCGGATCGAGGCCGGCCGGCACCTCGACGCGGAGTTCGATCCCGGTGGGCGTCTCGACAACGATCGACGCGCGCAGCGCGCTCGGCAGCGTCGAGATTCCCACGAGTGCGACCACGAGCGCACCGACGACCGACATGACCCACTTCCGCCTGCGGCCGGAGCTCGCATGATCGCGTCCGTGGCATTCGATGGCGGTCGCTCCAACGCCGCTCACTGCATTCATCGACTTCTCGACGGTCGCGGCGCGCGGTGATCCGCGCGCGTCCGAAGTTACTCGCGAACGGGATGCGGGGCCTTCGGCAGCTGGTCGTTGCACACGGAGGAGAGGTCGCTCCGATGCCGCTCGAGACAGCGGGCGACGCGCCCGTGCCCCGGCGAGACATCCCAGCAGAAGCGCGAGATGTCGTAGCGGCAGATCGCCACCAGGCGGCCCATCTCCTTCTCCAGGTTCTCGTGGCGGGCCGCGCACTCGGGGGAGAGCTCCTTCTCGTGCTCCTTCAGACACGCTTGGATCCGCCCGCCGCCTATCGGGACCTTGGCGCAGAACTTCTCGATGTCGGCCGCGCACGGGGTCGCACTCCGGGCGATGCCCGGGAGGAGCACCACGCCGATCACCAGCGCGCCAAGCGTGAGCCGTCGCGACACCGTAGGACTCCTCGAGGCGGCCTTCGTCCGTCTACCGGGTGGGTTGCCAGGATTCGTCGGGGTCGTAAGCGGTGATGGCCTTCGCCGCCTCGCCCGTCCCTTCGCCCAGGTCCTTCTGGAAGACGACTCCCTGCTCGCCCACGATTAGGGTCATGATGCCGCTCGATCCGTGATCGGCCGGCCACGCGACGAGCGCGAATCCGCCGGTCATCCGCCCGTCCTTCACGTAGTCCCTGGCACCATCCGGCGCGTGCGCTCCCTGGGCCGTCAGGATGCGGAAGAAGTAGCCGTGGTAGGGTGCCGGCGCCTGGCCAGCCTCGCCGTGGCGGTAATCCTCGGCCGTGGCGGCTGCGACCAGCGGCCCGAGCGGGCTCACGTCGTGATCGGTCGCCTCCCAGTAGAGGCCATCTCGTTTGCCTGGCGTGCTGCGAAACGACTGGGCATAGGTGTGGAAGCGCCTCGCGAACTCTATCTGCGCGCCCACGTACGCGCGACACACCTCGATCGCGGTGAGCTCGTTGCGCCCGATGCGGCGATTGAGCAGCTCTTCCTTGCCCGCTGCGGTGTCGAACCGCCATCCGTCGGCGTCGCGCACGATCGGGATCGGGAAGGGCCAGTCATCCCGGCCGACGTGCAGGATGGCGATCGCGTCGGAGGTGCGCTCGATCCGTGTCCGCTCGGCGGCGGCGGTGGCGAAGCGCTTGCGAGCCGCAGCGTCGTCCACGGGGTCGCCCGACGAGACGATCTCCTCGCTCCCCGGGCCCAGGACACGCGCCAGGCGCTCGGGACCGTTGCCGCGCGTGGCGGCCTCGAGTGCGCGTGCCGCCGCCTCGGGGGACGGGAAGTGCTCCTGCGCGCGGGCCGTTGCGGGCAGCAGCGCCAGGCAGAGCAGGGTCGCGAGTCTCGTGCTGGTCCTCATCGGCGCCCTCCGCGGCCTCCACCGCCACGGCCACCGCGGCCTCCTCCTCCGCCCCCGCCTCCGAAGCCACCCCCACCTCTTCCTCCTCCACCTCCGCCGCCGCCGCGCTGTCCACCGCCACGGCCGGCATAGCTGGTGCCCCCGCGGCTCGAGGCGCCGCGCGCGCTCGCCTCACGCGAGGAGCGACCGCTCTCGTAGCCGCCGAACGCGCCGCCTTGGCGCCTGTCCGGTCGCGAACCTGACCCACCAGGACGCGTCGCCGGCTGCTGCGAGGCACCCGGTCGCTGCCCGCCTTGCCGGCCAGGCTGACCGCCTGGTGCCGACGGCCGCCCGCCACCTTGCCCCGGACCCGCCCCAGGCCGCGAGGCCGCCTCCTTGGAGCCTCCCCGGGCGGGCTGCTGGGAGGCACGTGCCCCGCCGGGCTGCCCGCGGTCGAAGCCGCGCGCCACGTCCCGATTCGCGCGGTCGCGAGACGCCACCTGATCCCTGCCGCCATACTTCTTCGCGGAGGCCTGGTCCCGGTAAGGCACGCCGCCGCGGTGCTCGGGGTTGTGCTGCCACTTCTGCCGGCCGCCCTCGCCTCGCGTTCGGTTGCCGCTCTTGTTGACGTTCTTTTCCTTGTTCTTGTTGACGTTGACGTTCTGATTACCGCCACCACCTCCGCCGTTGTTGTAGTAATTGTTGACCTCGTTGTGACCCCAGTCGCAGTCACCCCATACGGCAGCGCCGACCGCCATCCCGGCGCCGAACGAGAGCAGGCTCGCCGTGGCGACGTAGCCGGGAGGATACCCCGTCATTGCGGGGTAGTACGGCGTCGGGGGCGGGCCGTACACCGCGTCAGGGCTGTACGTGGGGACGTATACGACCTGCGGGTCCGCGGGCTCGACCCGGATGATCTCCTTCTCCTTGACGATCTCGCGGGTGACGACCTGCTCCTTCGTCGTCTTGAGGGCACCGGACTCGTATGCCTTCGCCCGCATCCGCTGCACCACGTCGAGGACGTCGTCCTTCTGGCCGAGGAACGCATCCCCCAGATCCTTCGTCCAGTCGAGATTGTCCGACATGCGCTGGAGCAGGTCGGGAAAGCGCGTGAGCGACTCCACGCTCGGGTCCCAGTCCTGGCTCTCGAGCGCCTGGTCGAGGGCCTCGCCCTTCAGACTCGCGTTCTTCGTGCGCCAGCGAGCAGCCTCGACCACCTCGAGGGGATAGGTCGCCGCGATCAGGACCTGCACGGCGAGCCCGTCCGGATAGAGCGCGATGGGCGCGACGAGCTGCTCGATCTGCGCCGGCGAGAACTTCGCGGTCTGTGCCGCCGCCGGCGTCCCGTCGGGCGCCTCCTCGGCGGCGCGGGCAAGGCGTGCGATCAGCGCCGCAAGCGCGACGAGGATCAACGGGAGCGCGCGACGCCTTCCGGATGCGCCTTCCCTGTGGGGAGGCCTATCGAGCACCACGCCTCGGCGCGACCCTCCATCAGACGGCATGGGGGACCTATACCCCTCGAACCGGTCTGCGTCTTGCCCTTTCGTGCCAGTGCGCTTCGACGCGCCGCCGTCCGATCGAGGAGGGTCCTGGGGAGGGTCATAGACGGGGGATCGTACCGACGGCGGCCGCCAGGATCGCACCGGTGGCGATGAGCACGGGGCGGCGCAGGGCCGCGCCACCCAGCACTGCCACGATACCGCACTTCACGGTCGTGTTGGTGAGGGTCGCGAGCACGACCGCGTTGGCCGCGACGTGGGCGTCGCCGCTCCTGGCGTACTCGGCCATGGACAAAGTGATCGCGTCGACGTCGGTCATGCCGGCCAGCCCCGCGACCATGTAGAGCCCCTTGCCCGCGATGTTCGAACCCCCGCCCATGGAGTGGATCGCGGAGCGCCTCGGACGACTCCAGGACCTCCTGGAGCGACAGACCGAGCGATCAGCCCTACTCCTGCGACGCGTCCTGGGCCCCGTCCGCCTCGTCCCGACGAGACCGGACGTCGGCCGGCCCTTCTATCGCGCCGAAACCGCCCTCCAGGCCCTCGAGCTGCTCGAGCCCCCGGAGGGCGGTTCGAATTGGTCGCGACAGTGGAGGCGGGGGGAATCGAACCCCCGTGGCGAAAATCGGAGAAGCTCCGCTCTTACGGCACCTTACGTGCAGATATGGTCTTGGGCGGCTACCACGCGGGTCGGCCAAACTTGCTCATTTTTCCTCACCGATGGACGCCGTTCTTGGAACCGTTCCAAGCCGCGCCGCAGTATCCATCCGGGCAGTCTGCCCCCTTAGACGTCGGACACTGCACCATCAAGGTTGCGCTCAGCTCCAGCAGGACCGACGAAGGATGGCGCGTGGCGGCCTGGGCGTGGGCAAAAGGCACTCGATAGCGAGTTATTGCGCCCGGCTTCTCACATCTACCACGGCGACGCGGAGCCGGTGACTTGCAGCACATCCGACTTGTGCGGAAGACGACAAGCGTTCACGGGCGCGCCGTGGCGGTTCTCTTGCTAAGAATCGGCCTCGCTCGCCTGTCCCCTCGCCGTCAGGTTGAGCCGACGAGCCACGCTGGCTGCCAGGCGGCCGAGGATCCCCGCATAAGTGGGGAACGAGAGCGGAACTCGAGCGAGATCGTCCACACGCATCCCGGCCGCCATCGCTATCGTCGCGACTTGGACGATGTCGACCGCGCGCTCACCGACGACGTGGCATCCCAGAATGTTGTAGGTTGCGCGGTCGACGATCAGCTTGCAGAACCCGTTTGTCCGTCCGTCGATGATCGTGCGGGTGCTGGAATCGAAGCGGATGATCCCTGTCACGACGTCGTGCGCTTCGCGGGCGCCCGCTTCGGTCAGGCCCACCTGGGCGTACTCCGGATCCGTGAAGCTCCCGATCGGGATCGGCCTAGGGGGGAGCACAGTCGTCGCACCGAGCACCGCGTTCGTGGCCGCGACGAAGCCCTCTTGTATGGCCTGGGGGACGAGCAAGAGGTGACCGGTCACGTCGCCGGCTGCAAAGATGTGCGCCGCGAACGTCGACAGGTGAGCGTCGACCCGAACGTACCCGCGATGGTCGGTCTCGACGCCTGCCGCCTCGAGATTCAGCGCTGCGGTATTGGCCACCCACCCGACCGCGACCACCACGACACTGGCCTCCGTGCCGTCACGGAGACCGTCCTTCGAGAAGTTCATGCGCACGCCGTCAGCGGTCTTCTCGAACGATTCGATGGTCCCGAAGTCTTCCCGCACCATCATCCCAGCTGCCCGAAAGGCCGCCGCGACCGCGGCCGAGACATCTTCGTCCTCGGTCGGCAGAATACGCGGGCCCGCCTGGAAGAGCTGGACCCGCGACCCGAATGCGTTGAAGACCGAAGCGACCTGCGCACCAGTTGCTCCAGCGCCGATGACCAGCATCGAGGGTGGCACCGCCGTGAGGCTCCACGCGTCGCTGTGTGTGGCCGTGTATTCGACCCCAGGAACCGAGAGCCGGCGGGGTACGCCGCCTGTGCAAACGATCACCTTTTCGGCGTGCAGCCGCAGTCCACTCTCTGTCTCGATGGTGTGCGGGTCCACGAACCGCGCCATGCCGGCGCGTTCATGGACGGCCACTCCGGCGGAATCGATCTGCCCGCGGAAGGCAGAATGGGCTCGCACGTCATTCGTGACCTCGCGCACGCGAGTGAGCAGCCGGCGATACTCCAGCGCCGGCTCGCTCACGGCGATGCCGTACTGCCCGAGCTGTCGGGATTCTCGGATCAGACGGGCGGCGTGGGCCAGCGTACGCACGGGCACGGGTCCATCGTTGGCCGCCATCCCTCCGAACTCCCCGCGGGTCACGAGGGCGGTCTTCGCACCCAAATCTGCTGCGCGGAGCGCGGCAACCACCCCCGCCGGCCCGGCGCCGACGACCACGACGTCGAACATGCGTTCCGTCCTACGTCTCCAGATCGGCGAGCCAGCGAAGGGCGCGCAATCCGGGCATGAAGGCGTATTCACCGCCCCGGGTGACCACGAACCGCGTGAGCCCCTGAAGTCGTCTGGGAATCGGGCGGCGTGGAATGACGAAGCGGCCGGGGTCCAGATGCGATCCGACGATCGGATCCTTGGCGTCGCCGCCACCGAAGAAGACGCCGTCCCCGACCCACTGCGACTGAACGAACTCGAACTGCCGCCCGAGGTGCGCTCCGACGAACGCGAACATCAACCCGCGATCGGCGCCGTCGTCCTGGAGGACTCCTTCCGGCAGGTGAGGACCGTAGGCGGCTCCACGTCGGATCATTCGATGGATCCGCGCGACGCCTGCAATCGACGCATCGCGCGGGTTCGTACGTCGAATGTGCGAACCCGGGGGTGTTTTGAATCCTGCGACATCGTCGGCTTCGTATTGGAAGTTGTTATTGCGTTGCGGATCCGCCCCTAGCTCGGGATCGTCGTGGAGCGGGCAGAGCGCCAACGGCGCGCCGCTGCGCCAGCGGCCCATGACCTTCGCGGCCAAGAGCTCTTCGTCTTCCGGGCTGGTGGAGTTGGCCTTCAGGTAGCTACGGAATGCAGCAACGCGCTGGTGCAGCTTCCGGAAGGCGACGTAGGTTCCGTTCCGGCCGAGAATCTCGGGTCGAAGCGTCTGGACGCCGCCGATCTCGTCGCGATAGCCGAGGACGAATTCACCCGCTTTGAGCGGCTCTTCGTTGGGATTGGTTCCCGGGATTCCACTCCCCTCGACGGCCGGGTGGCTGATCCCGTCGCGGAAGCCGAAGGGCTCCTTCTCCGTGGGCAGCGCGTGGCAGTCCTGGCGCCAGATCGCGGCCACCCCGGGTAGCTCCTGGACGGCCTTCAGCGCGCGCTCGAGCGCGACCGCGAGCCGTGCCGAATCCTTCGCTACGGCGGCCACGACGACGTGAACGTCGGCGGTCCCGAGTGGAGCTTCCCAGTGCTCCGGGCTACTCTCGCCCGTATCGCCCAGCTCCTTCGCTCGCGCCGCCATCCCCTGCCGGAATTCCCACGCGAAGCTCTCGAGCGAGTCCTTCGGCACGCCGAGCGCCCGTAGCCCGTGATAGGTGAGCGCGACGCTTACCCCCGTATGGGCCGCGAGATGATCGCGGTTGGCCGCCGGGGTTACCGCGCCGCTCGCGCGCCGCATCAACTCCCGGCCCGCCTTTCGATCGTCGATCCGCAGCAGGATGTAGGCAGCGGCATATGGCGATGGACGTGGGCGCAGAACCCCGCTCTGGATGTCGTCGAGCTCGAGGGTCACTTCTCCTACCATCCCGGCCCCTTTCGTGAAGAGCGACGGTCAGCCCGCCGTCGCGATGTTTCTCCAGAACCGCTCCAAGCTCTCATCGGCGCCGAACAACCGGTTGAAGACCGTGGAGTCGGCCAACAGGACGTCGCCCGCGCGCTGGTCCTTCGGGGGCATCCATAGGAACGCGTTGAACTCGGTGTTGCCCGCGTCGGTGAACGGATGCGGCCGCGACGTGTCGATCGGCTGCCTCGCGAGGACGTGAATGGACCGAGTGTCGTCGGTCGTCAGCGCGTAGTGCGGAAGATGCATGTGGAAGTTGAACGACGTGACACCCGTGAGCCAGCCTCGGCGATCCAGGTCCCTCGCGATCGACAAGGGCGCGATCTTCTTCGTCCCGGGAACGAGCGCTGGGCGCAGGCCGTGGCGGTTCTCGACGGGTACGCCGAGTCCCCGCATCAGCGATCGCGTGTACCTCCCAAAGCGTTGCTGGCGGGGCACCAATGCATCGCCGTGGTGGTGATACTCGACGTCGCGCACCTTCGGATCGTCGGAGATGCCGACCTCGTGATGGGGACCCAAGATCAAGCACGTTCCCTCACGCTCGAGGAACTCCCGGAGGGCCTCGATCTCCTCCGGCGCTGCGTCTTGCTCCGTGATCATGTGATCCAGTCCGAACACGAGCAGCGTGTCTGCATCCGCCAGGACTCGCTCGTCGAGCGGAAGCTTGACGCCAGCGTGATCGATCCGCTGAAACACGGGCACTGCATGCCCGGTCGTCTCCTGGGCGAACTCCTGGAAGGGCACCCAGGCCCGGAAGAACAGCTCGAGTGCTCCCGCGATGCCCTGCTGATACTGCAGGGGGTTCGACCACTCGGGCCCCTCGTAGGCGGGCCATGCCACGCGCCGGACCTCCGTCATCGTCGAGAAGCGGTTGTCGAGCTCCGAAGGATCCCGGCCTGCCTCGGCGGGGTAGCTCCACGAGATGTAGATGCTCACGCGTCGTCGGCCCGGCGTGTATTTCCGTCGCACGTGGCTCTGGTTGTAGGTACGTGCGCTGTTTGATGCGCTCATAATCACGTCTCCGGATGCCGCACTTTCACTGGAACTGATCGAAAATTTCCGAGAATGCGTTCTTGACCCTCAACGCCTTCTTGATCTCGTCGGCGGTGACATACGGATACTCGCCGTATTCGATGAAACTCGGGCACTGGTGTGCCCGGACGAACTTGATGAAGGCGTCCGGGTTCGTCTTCCAGTCCATCGGGAAACCTTCGAGGTTCTCGAACACCGTATTGACCCCTGCCTTACCGAAGAGGGCTATTGCGTCCTCGGTGTACTTGTCGAAGTTGGTGTCGAAGATGCCCTGGTACATGAATCGCGTGTCGTCGTCGAAAAGCACCCACCGCAGGTAGTGCAGCTTCAACGGGGCCAAGAGGTATGGGTCCTTCTCCAGAGCGCTCGCGAGGTTGAGGCCGTAGCCACGGATGGCTTCAGCTCGGCCAGGCTTCACGCGCGAGATGATCGTGAAGCCGTAACACGCGGGCGTCCGGGGATAGATGGGGCCGTATTTGCCCTGCTCGAGTTGGTCCGTCTCCTTCGGTATGACGACAGCCTGTGGTTTGATCTCCATGCCGGT
The Deltaproteobacteria bacterium genome window above contains:
- a CDS encoding DUF4010 domain-containing protein, producing MGGGSNIAGKGLYMVAGLAGMTDVDAITLSMAEYARSGDAHVAANAVVLATLTNTTVKCGIVAVLGGAALRRPVLIATGAILAAAVGTIPRL
- a CDS encoding F0F1 ATP synthase subunit delta → MKTARQVRRDAKRLWRLCLVNGSLDESRIRQVVDRVIESRRSGGVAVLSHFLRLVKLDRARRVAQVESAAPLDADVRAAVEERLARRYGPAVETTFVVDPALIGGMRVKVGSDVYDGSVRAGLDALEARF
- a CDS encoding F0F1 ATP synthase subunit alpha; its protein translation is MSTLVEEIEARIAGAKATVARRNVGVIREIGDGVARVEGLSDVMLNEMLDLGHGITGLALSLEDTDVGVIILGDYTRLEEGGEVRTTGKLLQVTVGKGLLGRVVNMLGEPLDGKGPVASDVAYPVEKIAPGIMRRRPISQPVQTGIMAIDAMIPIGRGQRELIIGDRSTGKTTICIDTIISQARLNAAAGAAGDQTYRPLYCIYVAIGQKQSTIARIISTLEEAGAMPYTIVVAAPAADSATSQYLAPFAGAAMGEWFMDNGMDALIVYDDLSKHAVAYRQVSLVLKRPSGREAYPGDVFYLHSRLLERAARVGEKWGNGSLTALPIIETQAGDVSAYIPTNVISITDGQIYLETDLFYQGTRPAISVGLSVSRVGSAAQLKVMKQVAGRLKGDLAQFRELAAFAQFGSELDAATQAKIDRGKRIIELFNQPQHDPIPVEVQVALLWIVQNGYVDEIRVDRIKDYQTRLTEYLTSSKADLLAKIGREGALSDPLSAELRAAADQFKQIWK
- a CDS encoding ATP synthase F0 subunit C; translation: MIGNLHVGIAALGAALAVGLIGAKAAEAVGRNPGSATQVMVQSILAIAFAEAIVFYTLFLVK
- the atpF gene encoding F0F1 ATP synthase subunit B; this translates as MNVLSVMVESSAGGRVGEIAATFGVDWPHLVAQVISFSIVCALLYWLAYKPVLQMLEERRKQIAQGLANTERINATLAAIETQRQEVMAAAHADAARLIEEARGVARRVKEQGTQRALAAAEQIVRQAHDAAAREHTRMMGELRREVGRLVVKTTAAVTGKILSADDQRRLAEETARQLT
- the atpB gene encoding F0F1 ATP synthase subunit A codes for the protein MEHGLSQKAVEIATPFGFPITNSMVVTWIVAVGLIVFAQTATRSMKQVPDGPQNLLEWLIEGLYHFLEGIIGHHLVERTFWFFGTIFIFILAANWAGLVPGVGSIGWGHRTDAGFRIEQPLFRGVNADVNMTLAMALVFFACWIVWAVQENGPKGFFKELFAPKGETAGPLKILMLVVFFAAGCLEIVSILFRPISLSFRLYGNIFAGETMLETMARVPYIAWLVQVPFYFLELLVGLVQALVFTLLTAVFTLLICQHHEERPATGHD
- a CDS encoding DUF3300 domain-containing protein; this translates as MPSDGGSRRGVVLDRPPHREGASGRRRALPLILVALAALIARLARAAEEAPDGTPAAAQTAKFSPAQIEQLVAPIALYPDGLAVQVLIAATYPLEVVEAARWRTKNASLKGEALDQALESQDWDPSVESLTRFPDLLQRMSDNLDWTKDLGDAFLGQKDDVLDVVQRMRAKAYESGALKTTKEQVVTREIVKEKEIIRVEPADPQVVYVPTYSPDAVYGPPPTPYYPAMTGYPPGYVATASLLSFGAGMAVGAAVWGDCDWGHNEVNNYYNNGGGGGGNQNVNVNKNKEKNVNKSGNRTRGEGGRQKWQHNPEHRGGVPYRDQASAKKYGGRDQVASRDRANRDVARGFDRGQPGGARASQQPARGGSKEAASRPGAGPGQGGGRPSAPGGQPGRQGGQRPGASQQPATRPGGSGSRPDRRQGGAFGGYESGRSSREASARGASSRGGTSYAGRGGGQRGGGGGGGGRGGGGFGGGGGGGGRGGRGGGGRGGRR
- a CDS encoding DUF2950 domain-containing protein, producing MRTSTRLATLLCLALLPATARAQEHFPSPEAAARALEAATRGNGPERLARVLGPGSEEIVSSGDPVDDAAARKRFATAAAERTRIERTSDAIAILHVGRDDWPFPIPIVRDADGWRFDTAAGKEELLNRRIGRNELTAIEVCRAYVGAQIEFARRFHTYAQSFRSTPGKRDGLYWEATDHDVSPLGPLVAAATAEDYRHGEAGQAPAPYHGYFFRILTAQGAHAPDGARDYVKDGRMTGGFALVAWPADHGSSGIMTLIVGEQGVVFQKDLGEGTGEAAKAITAYDPDESWQPTR
- a CDS encoding NAD(P)/FAD-dependent oxidoreductase, whose product is MFDVVVVGAGPAGVVAALRAADLGAKTALVTRGEFGGMAANDGPVPVRTLAHAARLIRESRQLGQYGIAVSEPALEYRRLLTRVREVTNDVRAHSAFRGQIDSAGVAVHERAGMARFVDPHTIETESGLRLHAEKVIVCTGGVPRRLSVPGVEYTATHSDAWSLTAVPPSMLVIGAGATGAQVASVFNAFGSRVQLFQAGPRILPTEDEDVSAAVAAAFRAAGMMVREDFGTIESFEKTADGVRMNFSKDGLRDGTEASVVVVAVGWVANTAALNLEAAGVETDHRGYVRVDAHLSTFAAHIFAAGDVTGHLLLVPQAIQEGFVAATNAVLGATTVLPPRPIPIGSFTDPEYAQVGLTEAGAREAHDVVTGIIRFDSSTRTIIDGRTNGFCKLIVDRATYNILGCHVVGERAVDIVQVATIAMAAGMRVDDLARVPLSFPTYAGILGRLAASVARRLNLTARGQASEADS